From Toxotes jaculatrix isolate fToxJac2 chromosome 1, fToxJac2.pri, whole genome shotgun sequence, a single genomic window includes:
- the LOC121184509 gene encoding AKT-interacting protein isoform X1, with amino-acid sequence MNLNPFWSMSANTSRKQRPDSEDQSGHGEQRGSPARLPFGKKQLPPIPKNAAPITKPPSSGTPAQSANGTHASYGPFYLEYSLLAEFTLVIKQKLPGIYVQPSYKSALMWFGVIFIRHGLYQDGVFKFTVYIPDNYPDGECPKLVFDIPVFHPLVDPVSGELDVRRAFTKWRRNHNHIWQVLMYARTVFYKINTTEPLNPEAAVLYEKDVQLFKSKVVDSVKLCNSHLFDQPKIDDPYAISFSPWNPAVHEEAKERMFTYKRRPEDHHKGTQVSGLSWVKPGSTQPFSKDDSPPQS; translated from the exons ATGAACTTAAACCCTTTCTGGAGCATGTCTGCCAATACAAGTCGTAAG cagagaccTGACAGCGAGGATCAGAGTGGGCACggggagcagagagggagcCCAGCCCGGCTGCCCTTTGGTAAAAAGCAGCTTCCACCTATTCCGAAGAATGCTGCCCCCATCACCAAGCCTCCGTCATCGGGCACTCCAGCCCAGTCAGCCAATGGCACACATGCTTCCTATGGCCCCTTTTACCTGGAGTACTCTCTGCTGGCTGAGTT CACACTAGTGATTAAGCAGAAACTCCCTGGAATTTATGTCCAACCATCCTACAAGTCAGCACTAA TGTGGTTTGGGGTCATATTCATCAGACATGGCTTGTACCAGGATGGAGTCTTCAAATTCACTGTGTATATCCCTGATAACTATCCAGATGGAGAGTGTCCT AAATTAGTATTTGACATCCCAGTCTTCCATCCTCTTGTTGACCCCGTGTCTGGAGAGCTTGATGTCAGAAGAGCTTTCACCAAATGGAG ACGAAATCACAACCACATCTGGCAAGTCCTGATGTACGCACGTACAGTTTTCTACAAAATCAATACCACAGAACCACTCAACCCAGAGGCTGCTGTGCT aTATGAAAAGGATGTGCAGttgttcaaaagcaaagtggTGGATAGTGTGAAACTATGCAACAGTCATCTTTTCGACCAGCCCAAGATAGATGATCCTTACGCAATAAG TTTTTCTCCATGGAACCCAGCTGTCCATGAGGAAGCAAAAGAGCGGATGTTCACGTACAAA AGACGGCCTGAGGATCACCACAAGGGAACGCAGGTGTCAGGTCTGTCTTGGGTTAAGCCTGGATCGACACAGCCCTTCAGCAAAGACGACAGTCCTCCCCAGAGTTGA
- the LOC121184509 gene encoding AKT-interacting protein isoform X2, whose protein sequence is MNLNPFWSMSANTSRKRPDSEDQSGHGEQRGSPARLPFGKKQLPPIPKNAAPITKPPSSGTPAQSANGTHASYGPFYLEYSLLAEFTLVIKQKLPGIYVQPSYKSALMWFGVIFIRHGLYQDGVFKFTVYIPDNYPDGECPKLVFDIPVFHPLVDPVSGELDVRRAFTKWRRNHNHIWQVLMYARTVFYKINTTEPLNPEAAVLYEKDVQLFKSKVVDSVKLCNSHLFDQPKIDDPYAISFSPWNPAVHEEAKERMFTYKRRPEDHHKGTQVSGLSWVKPGSTQPFSKDDSPPQS, encoded by the exons ATGAACTTAAACCCTTTCTGGAGCATGTCTGCCAATACAAGTCGTAAG agaccTGACAGCGAGGATCAGAGTGGGCACggggagcagagagggagcCCAGCCCGGCTGCCCTTTGGTAAAAAGCAGCTTCCACCTATTCCGAAGAATGCTGCCCCCATCACCAAGCCTCCGTCATCGGGCACTCCAGCCCAGTCAGCCAATGGCACACATGCTTCCTATGGCCCCTTTTACCTGGAGTACTCTCTGCTGGCTGAGTT CACACTAGTGATTAAGCAGAAACTCCCTGGAATTTATGTCCAACCATCCTACAAGTCAGCACTAA TGTGGTTTGGGGTCATATTCATCAGACATGGCTTGTACCAGGATGGAGTCTTCAAATTCACTGTGTATATCCCTGATAACTATCCAGATGGAGAGTGTCCT AAATTAGTATTTGACATCCCAGTCTTCCATCCTCTTGTTGACCCCGTGTCTGGAGAGCTTGATGTCAGAAGAGCTTTCACCAAATGGAG ACGAAATCACAACCACATCTGGCAAGTCCTGATGTACGCACGTACAGTTTTCTACAAAATCAATACCACAGAACCACTCAACCCAGAGGCTGCTGTGCT aTATGAAAAGGATGTGCAGttgttcaaaagcaaagtggTGGATAGTGTGAAACTATGCAACAGTCATCTTTTCGACCAGCCCAAGATAGATGATCCTTACGCAATAAG TTTTTCTCCATGGAACCCAGCTGTCCATGAGGAAGCAAAAGAGCGGATGTTCACGTACAAA AGACGGCCTGAGGATCACCACAAGGGAACGCAGGTGTCAGGTCTGTCTTGGGTTAAGCCTGGATCGACACAGCCCTTCAGCAAAGACGACAGTCCTCCCCAGAGTTGA